In Manduca sexta isolate Smith_Timp_Sample1 unplaced genomic scaffold, JHU_Msex_v1.0 HiC_scaffold_3746, whole genome shotgun sequence, the genomic stretch CCAGCTTCAAAATTTGTGAAGACAAATTATGATCTGATTCTTAACTACTGCACAAACATTAGTTTTACTTGCTTCTAAAAAGccaaaaaattaatattcaaaatcatcCTGTAATAAAAAGGTTGTATCAATATAGACAAATGCTAAACAAAATGGAGCCTATTTACTTGGAAGTAATTAAACcacaaatagacaaaataatgcTTGCAGTAagaaataatttgaaactaCAAGTAACTGAACTACatgaagaaaagaaagaaagcaAGAAACGAAAATCTGATAAAACAATATCTGAATCAACACCTAAAAAACTTAAGCTTATTAGTACAATGGAGAAAGATGATGGTGGGGATACAGGAGTGTCAGATAATGAGGAAGAATATGAAGGAAATGATTATTTCAAGAACagtaataaaatggaaaatgcACATAGAGGTAATGATGAATCAGAAGAAAGTGGCTTTTCAGATAATGATGATAACTCTCCTACTGAAGTAGAAAATGATGAGAATAAACCTTCAACATCCTCCCAAGACATGATCAATGAAGAACTTGGAGACAAGCGTGAAATTACATATCAAATTGCTAAAAACAAAGGTTTGACACCACATCGAAAGAAGGAACAAAGGAATCCTCGAGTGAAACATAAGCTTAAATACAGAAAGGCAAAGATAAGGAGGAAGGGTGCTATCAGGGAGCCCAGAACAGAAATTTCCAGATATGGTGGAGAATCATCAGGCATAAAAGCCAATGTTAAAAAGagcattaaaattaagtaaacaacttcatatttattttctcattgTGTAacagcattattttattttgatttctgtATTAAAGTTGTACTCCAcatgatgttttcttttttgttaatgttGCCATCTGAAACAAGGaaaaatcattacaatattttaccatttataccacaaaaatatgtaaaataataacgaaTACTTACAGTTTCAATACTTTGTCTTTTCCTCCTGATGCAACATAAGCTCCATCTGGAGACCAGTCCACTGCATATACTTCGTCTGCATGGCCAGGTAGGTCTAACTCTAGTTTCTTAGTCTTCATACTCCACACtgtcaattaattttacattcaaacacaacaaatatatttaatatgtctAAATGTAAtggtcaatataaaaaaatatataatcctaCTATATTGTTGTACTTACACAAGTTGcatattttgtattacattatagtaagttttaaaattaaataccttttaaTGTCGAATCGGCACTTGAGCTTAGTAACAATCTGGAATCAGCAGACCATGCCACCATGTAGACTGCTTGCACATGACCTCTAAGAGTTGTAATAAATTTACCAGTAGCAGCTTCCCATAGTTTAACAGACTTGTCAAATGATGCTGATGCTAATATTctgaaacaaaaatgtatttacatgttaataaatataaaatatgataataataaaataaatattttttttataaaatacctggTGTCTGGTGAAAATTTAACATCATTGATAAGTTGCTGATGGCCTGTCATCCTGGCTAATGGTCGTTTTTCTTTCTCAGGTAGCCATAAGAACAATGTAAAATCATCTGACCCAGATACTAAACGTTCAGGACCATGTCGGCATACATCTTCATACCTTTGCAAGGCATTTTGTTGTAAgacattttctataatattaatataattaagttataataataaatttatctcagataaacataaattataacttttgtaTTACTTATACTGTAATAACTTAATGCCTACTGTATACTTTATGATATGTCCTCGGTATGGTTTAAAAAACTTACTGTCAGTATTTTTTGCAGTATGTTGGTCAGTGACTGGATGAAATGGTCCTGTGCGTAGAACATAATCTGTACTCAAGGCTAGAGTGTTGACCCAATGAGCATGCCCTTCAAGGTTCCTGCATAGTATTCCATCTTCAGCTCTCCATACCTGCGagaaacttaatatttaatctatattttaattttatacaaaacagaTGAAAAGCTTAGGTAAACAATTTTCTCCAAATAAGGTTGATTTTAACATATTtgcacttttattttaatatcacataCTTTTAATACCATTAGATTGAGTTtgcatatacaatattactaatatcAACCTTGATGATCCTATCTTGGGAAGATGTATAAATCAGTCCACTACCACCCCACTTCACAGAAGTTACTGCCTTTGAATGTCCTGTCAGACTTAATATTGTAAGTCCTGTCACCGTGTCCCATATCCTTACATCACCATCTTTTGATGAACTTGCTAATTTCCTGCATTCTGGGTTGCTGAAATggtattgatataatatattgaacctAAGATTTCAACTGTATACaatcatatacattttttagcCCTTATTTGATAATGtgttacatatatataaaattaaagatgttaatttaaatataagatttaaacACTGAAAGGCAATTACATATGATAAGGTTCCCAAGCCATAGCTGTGATCCATTGCTTATGTCCAATCATTGTTTTGCCAATCTGATTGCCAGTGTTTGGATCCCATAACATGATTCTGCCTTGCTTGCATGCTGAAGCTAATTTTTGACCATCTGGTGCCCAATTTATGCATAATACCCAGTTTGTATGACCTGTAAAAAagtaatctatatttaattttgtacataatgagaaataaaaaataattatgtacaatactttaaacacataatattttcaatcttGTAGGAATAAAAATCTACAAGAAACTGTTTGCTcaaattagaattttatatggttctttttgttataaaatttaaatattttaataagaatacCATACCACCAAAATATTGAAGTTTAGTATAATTACCTTTACATACATGGTGCGGTGACTGTGTGTGCAAGTCCCAAAATCTGACCGTGGTATCACCAGAACCACTTGCTAACTTCTTGCCTGAGGGACTGAAGCTTGTTGATATTACAGCTTCTGCATGACCTGGTATTGAACTATGGAAGCATTAATAAAAGTGTTGCAATGAAAATCTAAAGGTAACATTGATTACATCATTTTCCCCcaaatgtataaaacattaattctttattaattattctaaaatatgcTATAATAAATTGCTTAATTTACCTGGTGCATCTAGTAACTGGCCTCACTCTGAATACAGCCTGCTGCTGATAAATGATCTCTAAAACTTCTTCAGAGTTT encodes the following:
- the LOC119193210 gene encoding LOW QUALITY PROTEIN: something about silencing protein 10-like (The sequence of the model RefSeq protein was modified relative to this genomic sequence to represent the inferred CDS: inserted 3 bases in 2 codons) — translated: MGDKIRIDSGFDMKGNYEPSDSEDEYSDEKEILAKVRKRKHDSDSEEELYGFSESDEDSDNKKDDLGIADSDVEGQEKSDDDLPDSKAWGNKKRSYYATDYVDEDYGGFGNDEEAALMEEEEAKNIQKRLLEQLGDEDFTLEFFNKQVQEIKENETVIKSDLSQMSKRQKLQLLEKXPEFSGLVDDFKTKLTVAKDDLHPVLELVKDGKLPKCPASKFVKTNYDLILNYCTNISXYLLLKSQKINIQNHPVIKRLYQYRQMLNKMEPIYLEVIKPQIDKIMLAVRNNLKLQVTELHEEKKESKKRKSDKTISESTPKKLKLISTMEKDDGGDTGVSDNEEEYEGNDYFKNSNKMENAHRGNDESEESGFSDNDDNSPTEVENDENKPSTSSQDMINEELGDKREITYQIAKNKGLTPHRKKEQRNPRVKHKLKYRKAKIRRKGAIREPRTEISRYGGESSGIKANVKKSIKIK
- the LOC115445218 gene encoding LOW QUALITY PROTEIN: notchless protein homolog 1 (The sequence of the model RefSeq protein was modified relative to this genomic sequence to represent the inferred CDS: inserted 1 base in 1 codon), with the protein product MDEDLPISVQAKLKSDTGEEIGSTLDLPLNINKDQLQLICNALLQEEDKPFLXFVKDVEITNTLKDALDVKILNSEEVLEIIYQQQAVFRVRPVTRCTSSIPGHAEAVISTSFSPSGKKLASGSGDTTVRFWDLHTQSPHHVCKGHTNWVLCINWAPDGQKLASACKQGRIMLWDPNTGNQIGKTMIGHKQWITAMAWEPYHINPECRKLASSSKDGDVRIWDTVTGLTILSLTGHSKAVTSVKWGGSGLIYTSSQDRIIKVWRAEDGILCRNLEGHAHWVNTLALSTDYVLRTGPFHPVTDQHTAKNTDKNVLQQNALQRYEDVCRHGPERLVSGSDDFTLFLWLPEKEKRPLARMTGHQQLINDVKFSPDTRILASASFDKSVKLWEAATGKFITTLRGHVQAVYMVAWSADSRLLLSSSADSTLKVWSMKTKKLELDLPGHADEVYAVDWSPDGAYVASGGKDKVLKL